In Drosophila simulans strain w501 chromosome 3R, Prin_Dsim_3.1, whole genome shotgun sequence, a single window of DNA contains:
- the LOC6739723 gene encoding hepatoma-derived growth factor-related protein 2: MRATSIILSGVIVLAACLLRCSEAVTCTADPTVTGCIDCTTSPTDPECVAEAAANTTTKPADGTDTTTPATGGSTDVTPGGTTTPTSPSGTVTPAPTSPPSDSSSPSDSSPNSNNAAARRRRRMAARRRAQRRRRAQRRRDQRRRRAQRRRRQNRSG, from the coding sequence ATGAGGGCAACATCGATCATCCTATCAGGAGTTATTGTCCTGGCCGCTTGCCTTTTGAGGTGTAGCGAGGCGGTGACCTGCACCGCCGACCCCACCGTCACAGGATGCATCGACTGCACCACCAGTCCAACCGATCCCGAGTGCGTGGCTGAGGCCGCTGCTAATACCACTACGAAACCCGCAGATGGTACAGATACCACGACACCCGCCACAGGAGGAAGCACCGATGTGACCCCGGGGGGAACTACGACGCCTACTTCGCCGAGCGGCACTGTCACTCCAGCTCCGACTAGCCCACCTAGCGACTCCTCGTCGCCCAGCGACTCCTCACCCAATTCAAACAACGCGGCTGccagaaggaggaggaggatggcGGCCAGGAGGCGCGCTCAAAGAAGGAGGCGTGCACAAAGGAGGAGGGaccagaggaggaggagggcccAAAGGCGCAGGAGGCAAAACCGATCGGGCTAG